A region of the Channa argus isolate prfri chromosome 3, Channa argus male v1.0, whole genome shotgun sequence genome:
tcatgacacaaaaaattgagctctggtgcttcctgtttccactgatcatccttgagatgtttctgcaacttgattggagtccacctgtgggaactTCAGTTGATTGGACGTTATTTGGAAAAAGCACACACCTGTCTATacaaggtcccacagttaacagtggaTGTCGGAGCAAGAACCAAGCCGTGAAATTCActaaattgtctgtagacctttGAGACAGAATTGTATGGAGACACAGATCTGGGGAGAGATACAGAAAAAcgtctgcagcattgaaggtctcAATGAGCAAAGCATCATCCATAAATGGGCAATCGAGAGAGAAAgaccttagtcagggaggtgaccaagaacctgatggtcactcagAAAGAgctcagtgtttctctgtggagagtggagaaccttccagaagatcACAGGACttcaccaatcaggcctgtatggtagcgtgtccagacagaaaccactgcTCAGTAAAAggcctgaaggactctcagggtttcatgcatgtttttcagtgtcaggaactgggagactagtcaggaccGAGGGaaggatgaatgcagcaatgtgcaGGAACAAGTTCACATCCTTGATGTAAACCTGTTCCAGATTGCTCTGGACCTGTGAATGTCCTTGTGCGGCCCAGCCAGAGCCTAGACTcgaacctgattgaacatctctggagagatgtgaaaatggctgtgcaccgacgctccccatccaacctgatggagcttgagagctAGTTTCTATTTGAAACTCCATCTATTCATGGATAAAGTTGAGCTACTGTGTGTAACCACAAAGATACAGTGTAAATCTATGTACGTCTCCTCAGTGAAGTATCTCAACGTATCTAAATGCAGTCAGGAAGATACACAAgcaaaaaatgaacaaagatggATCAAGATAACGTAACACATATGATGGCTATGCGCAAGTAGGTTATCAAAAATCAGATCCCACAAGcttgaaataaatgtacagtaatgtaaACTAGACCTCTAGGTAGTTTTTATATGTTACCTAATCAGCAATCAAACCTGTGCAGAACATATTTTAGAACTTTTCCATTACTTATTACAAGAAACAGTACGATTATTCCAGTAACTCTTTTTAAGATGGGGTTGAATTATGGTCGCAGGCCTAATTACACTTGAACATCATGCGGCTCATTACACAAACTCCATATGCAGCACCTGCCTGCAAACTCAAATTTTATGATGTAGACCAGAGGCTCTATGCTGCAGCTCAGGTCCATGATGGACCACACACTGACAGTGATCTCACAGTTTAACGTCACAAATGAGTAGTAGGAGACGAAGGGCATGAGAGCCACCGGTGGCAGGTAGTTGGCGACAATGATGGCCAGGATGATCAGCACCATCTTTAACGCCTTCTTCTTCACCGGGTGCATCTCCTCCTTTCCCATCACAGAACGAGTGAGGACCCAGATGATGGAGATGTTGCAGAAGACCATGACTGCGAAGGCAAAGAGGATGACGCCACTGAAGATGCCAGTGACTCCCATAAACCCCAGGATGCACTTGGCAAGGCCATAAGCCAAAATGAGAGCCCAGACCGCAACAGAAATGCCGATGCGCATCATGTTGTCGCGGATTCTGGTGAACAGTACTGGGTGGACCACAGCCATGTAGCGATCCAAACAGATGCACATCTGAAAGAGCAGACCAGAAGAAGGATTCGGTTTTAGTAGTTTGGTTTGGGATTGTGACTATGGAGAGTCACAAGTCATCAGCAGATACTTTCCACATACGTGACCGAAAAGCTCCACATAAGTACATGTGTGGTAAAATGGGGATCGTTGCatcatgttttgcattttgcaaaaaTGTGGATGAAATTGTTGGCCACATTTTACACGTTATACTGTAGTTAGCATCTTTAATCTTGCGCTCAGTCCTAATCTATTTAATTGGGCATCAGAAGTCGCTTTGTTTTGTTATACAGACATATTCTctaaaatcaaaaattaaaagtaaagacTGGTTTTTATTTCcgtttatttttctttgccaGTTTAAAGATATTTCTGATTAAAttgaaagttcttttttttttgtggaaggTACTAGGAATGATTCCTAAAATCCAGACGTCACGTAGCATTTTTGCTCCTCCAATTCCAGTTAGGCTGTtggttaaatgtttaaaatgaggGCTGCACCTAACACAAGCTaaacagttttcacattttattctccGACTTAAAAGTCATCAGTAAAAGTCACCCTGctcatcctttttttaaattttaatgtgtCTCAAAAAGGATGGTCCATTTAGTCCACAGCTGTACTCTGGCACTATTTACACTGCAAATGTTTGCTTACAGGACAAACCATATGTCACCAATTGTTCTGGTATTGTTCTaatattgcttttttaaatatattaaatctGCATGTAGTAATtttgttggggttttttgtattagtttttcTATGACCACTGAATATGAGGGCTCTCTGCAAACATAGCACCAATAATTAGGACTGGGTACTGAACTTCAATATTTTTATGACATCCACCTTATTGCTTCAGTGTAAGTATTAAAAAAGGCCTTGTCCTTCATTAATTAATACCTATAAAGTAAATCTTGTGAGCTCTCTGACCTGCTTTTCcactgaaaatatttatattttaccgCATTTTGTGgcacttttatttattggtaTTATGTTAGCAGATAACAGATAATAAGTTGCGGTACAACGGGAATTTCCTAGTGTTGAAAAACGGCCTGAAAATTCACAATTCGTAGTGTCGTAgtgtatttttccttttgttaaaaTTGAACATATGAAATTGATATTGAAGAAACAATTATTCAGGAACTAGTGTCAAAACTTGAATTCCAATGGCAAAACTGATCATGAGTGACTCATATAAGATTTGATATAACAATGATTTAAATGATAAAGATTTGTTCTTTTGTCCAACTGGTGGAAAGAGCAGCGAAAAGTTTCATAGCTgtagcacatactgtatctggTTAGAAGAATTTGACACTGGTGCAATGGCTCTTTGTTGCAGCTCTCCCCACTTTACAACAAACTGATAATATGTACTAGACccaattatttgttttgtcaattATATTAATAGGCCTATATAAGtaatttttgaataaatgtgattcacattttattaaatgttttaatgtgtacAAAGTGGAAATAGGACTACGATTTTTGTTCGTGTTTGACCACATTTGATGGCAACTAATTATTCTCAGGTCTGTCAGAGTCAGGTCCGGCTGTCTGAGTGTCCTACTTACAATTACAAAATTGGTTTTGGTGTAAGGACTTAAGTGACATAATATGAATAAGTACTGTAAATGAAACTCATGTACAAAGTTGCGAGTCTCAaaggcagaaaaacatttataatagtGCAGCGAAACATactgatgttaaaaaaattgATATGTAAATAGCAAACATGCCGGGTGCAGTTCCTATACTTTGCATTCAACAACGTTTATCAATTCTAGTGTAcatgaaaaataagaaattaaaactCACCAGAAAGAGTGGTGCTAAGTCCTTGAGCCCGTATCCAAACCTCTGAAAGTACCAAATGCCACTGTCACCGAGCAATGTTCGGTTCACTATGTCTACGGGTGTCATCAGGCAGAAGTAAGCATCCAGGATGGCCAGgttgaagatgaagatgtcCGAGGTGGATGCATCACTCTTCTTAGTGGCGATCTTCCACATGACAAGGACGTTACAGGGTGTCCCCACTACAAGGTTCAACACCTTGACTCCAAAGTAGAAAATGAAACCATAAGGGACCGTGGCACTCTCAGGGAACTCGTACCACAGTGGAGGTCCACAGTAGTGAGCGGTGGTGCAGTTCATCAGTACAGTTGTTGGGTAGGAAGTCCTGAAGCTGGAAGAAGAGActggaaaactgtaaaaaaaaaaaaaggacctaAATCATTAGTTTGTACAGACCATTTAATTTTGAGTACTTTTACCCATAAGTATCAGCCACATCTCCCAGAATTTCTTATCAAAGTAATgcaagtaatttttttctttttatgtgatCTGGAAATAAGAGTGAACTTACCGTAACAAGGTTTCCTGCAGTTCTAGTCCTCTTCGCCAGTTGCAGAACTCTGCTGCATGTGTCACCAGATCTTCAGAATCAAGAGCTTAAGAACATCCTCCTCAGAGACTAATGCCATGTTTGGATTGGACCAGACAGGGGAATCCTAGCTAGCCTCCCTCATTGTGGATGAGTAGCCCCAAATTGTGATTGGGTGGCAATGCAACAAGTTGCTAAGACCTTTCGGTGATTGGACAGTTGAGCTTTGTTCAAAGTCAAGTCTCACTGACGTACACCGATAAACACTTTTCAGTAAACAGGTGATGCAAGTAAGCATAAATGAGAAATCTAATGCAAGATCTTACTAATGTGTCCAGACAGTTAGATGTTGAAATAGGAAAGAATGGTGGGAACAGTTTGCAACAATCGTGACAAACACCTACTCACATAAATTGAAGAGGCTCATTAAAATATCAAGTCGTTAGACATTATCAGTGCTCTTCTCATGGGGAGTACAAGTGtagtgttgaaatgtttttttgtggaCAAGCCTGATGAGGCTGTCGGTGTTATTTTCTCAGATACTGGTGCAGTAAAAGTTGCCATCAAAATGCAAATGGAGAATCCAGTGAATCagaaagtgtttcattttttaaatttataattttagaaaatgaaaagttgaaAAGGTCGTCCAACTTTATGAATTTGCAATACAAATCGATGGAATATCATAGtatatttgttacatttattcataaatgtaGTTGCACGAATGCGAACATATACCATGGAAAAAAGACTCGATATTCGGTAAACAAGTGGAACATGAGCAAATGTCATGTCACATATTTGAGAAATGGggaaacaaatataaatgtacatcTGCAATTTGTAACTTTCTTCTTGCCCAATCTACTATAGTTGGAGTCACACTTGTGTGAAAGTCAATGATCTGATGTgaattctaatattttttatttttttcttatttttttatttaccaaggGGAATAAGTTGAACAGCATCGGAAGCCATTTGTGACTCAAGAAACCTGATGTAATAATTCGCAATGAAAGCGTAACTCATCTGTCTCCAGCTGTGGTAATTGTGCCGTTAAGAGCATAAAACCACTCCATAATACAGGTGTTAATAATGATGAATCCAATTTTAATCAGAATGTAATTAACACATCAGGTAACAATACTGATTagatgtgtgtaagtgtgatgGCCGCAGCCTGAATTTGTTTGGTATTCAATGACCTTGTATTTGACCTTAAGCTTATTTTATTGTCACTACTAAGTTTAAGCTGTCATAATCAGAAAGCACCACATTTGATTCCAGTCTCAGGCTTATTTGTTTGACATACATAATTGGTCCATTGgcacatttgattcattttgtatTGTCAATAGTAGTTTAGGTTGTAttcatttaaattctgtttttatttttctttgattgACTGTTCTGTTGGTCCGAGGGTGTTGGCCATCCAAACAAAAGATTACATTAAAGTTCCCCCGCTGCCTTATGTAGGTTCTACTAGGCCTTGACTTTACCAAGTGCCCCGTTTGGATGCAAGGAGGGAATAATGTGGGGAAAGTGTTTCTTTAGCTGTGATAGGCCATTTAAAACCTTATCTACATTACAGTTACAATTTCTTGTTATTGATTTACATAGTTAAAAATATGACAGTGTTGGTAAACTGTCTAGTGTGTGTTTAGAATTTGTTCAGTTATCGTAGTGTCTAACCCTTGTGTCTCGTAtggtttggccagccagtatatATGGTTGAGGATTAGTCCcccaccaacaccaccaccaccaccaagtGGCAGCCTGTTGCAGCAGATCTCGTCTGGGTTGAAAGCATTCGACTTTCTCtcatttgtttgaaatttttccagtgtttttcttcCAAGGGTGTGTGAGCATGAAGGAATTTTGGCCGTGGCTTCAGTCGGATTTCAGCTGATTTCAGCGAGCAGATAGGAGAAAGGAGAGCGGTAAGAGAAGGGAGGAGGGCTGGCAGTTTATGCGAATAATAGTTCACTGTTATTGAGCTGTTAGCCATTAGCATGAGACCGTACTATTCGCTGGGGGAATTCTCGCACATTACCACGATAACTAGTATTTCTCCCTCAGCTGACCGTGAAGCGGCTTGTGATGTTCTGCATTTCATTGTTAATAAAGTGCAGACCAAGAGTCCGGATGCCCTCTGCATCATCTTTGGAGGTGAAAGAAAGGAGGATGGCAGCCAAGCTATCATCCTTGTGGGAGAACGAATCCCACCCCATGTATGACACAGTGACATCTGAGAAGCTCCTTCAGTGACAGACTGTTACATCCTAAGGAAAAACATCGTAGGTCttttcttcctgctgctgttcACTGCTCCCAGTGAACCAACGTACATCCCCTAATTGTAACACTGAGAGATAACATCAACCCTTGTGCAATTGACCTTAGATTAAAAAGACTGAAGCCAGGAGAGAGCTGTACAAGGGAAGCTAAGTTAGAGAGTGAGGAGAGAGGGATCTGGTGGGATTCAGTGTTAAATGGTGCAGATACATCAAGTAGGATTAATACAGAACTCTGAGCCACAGAGTTTGCAGCCCAAAGGTATTAAATGAGCATCAGGGGTTCCATCCATTTCTG
Encoded here:
- the LOC137124640 gene encoding G-protein coupled receptor 4-like, giving the protein MNCTTAHYCGPPLWYEFPESATVPYGFIFYFGVKVLNLVVGTPCNVLVMWKIATKKSDASTSDIFIFNLAILDAYFCLMTPVDIVNRTLLGDSGIWYFQRFGYGLKDLAPLFLMCICLDRYMAVVHPVLFTRIRDNMMRIGISVAVWALILAYGLAKCILGFMGVTGIFSGVILFAFAVMVFCNISIIWVLTRSVMGKEEMHPVKKKALKMVLIILAIIVANYLPPVALMPFVSYYSFVTLNCEITVSVWSIMDLSCSIEPLVYIIKFEFAGRCCIWSLCNEPHDVQV